A genomic segment from Brucella pseudogrignonensis encodes:
- a CDS encoding BadF/BadG/BcrA/BcrD ATPase family protein yields the protein MNFFFGIDGGGTGCRAILADKNGFILGKGTSGPANIGSETTNSILHIREASEQARLEAGLYPSIYAKSNAVLGLAGANSLADPIGVSQQLPFANSRIVSDTVTALQGALGNNDGAIAILGTGSAFAKRTGDTVEVIGGRGFMLSDHAGGARLGRDLLEHALLAHDEIAEKTDLTKAIMSKFSDEARKITQFSRSATAADYAAFAPMIFQFAKNGDLLGLQILSAACLMIERNLLRLGVAKLRRFSITGGLAHSYASLDSLPYKEFYVPAQRDSLQGALALALQGNSV from the coding sequence ATGAATTTTTTCTTCGGAATCGACGGCGGCGGAACTGGTTGTCGTGCCATACTTGCTGACAAAAACGGCTTCATCCTCGGAAAAGGCACATCCGGTCCCGCCAATATCGGTTCCGAGACGACGAATTCAATTCTTCATATAAGGGAAGCCTCCGAACAGGCTCGGCTCGAAGCAGGATTGTACCCTTCAATATATGCAAAAAGTAACGCCGTCCTCGGACTAGCCGGAGCGAACTCTCTCGCCGACCCGATCGGTGTTTCTCAACAATTGCCATTCGCAAACAGCAGAATCGTGTCCGATACGGTAACAGCGCTGCAAGGCGCACTCGGGAATAACGACGGAGCGATTGCAATTCTCGGCACCGGCTCAGCATTTGCCAAAAGAACAGGAGATACGGTCGAGGTTATAGGTGGGCGTGGCTTTATGCTCAGCGACCATGCAGGCGGCGCACGTCTTGGCCGCGATCTGCTGGAGCATGCATTGCTCGCGCACGACGAAATCGCTGAAAAAACAGATCTGACGAAAGCGATAATGAGCAAGTTCAGTGATGAAGCGCGCAAGATAACTCAGTTTTCGAGATCAGCAACTGCCGCAGATTACGCCGCCTTCGCACCAATGATCTTTCAATTTGCGAAGAACGGCGATCTGCTGGGTTTGCAAATTCTCTCAGCTGCATGCCTGATGATTGAGCGGAATCTGCTCAGGTTGGGCGTAGCGAAATTGCGACGGTTCAGTATCACAGGCGGGCTAGCGCATTCATATGCGTCCTTGGATTCGCTGCCTTATAAGGAGTTTTACGTTCCCGCGCAGCGGGATAGTTTGCAGGGCGCACTGGCATTGGCCCTGCAAGGCAACTCGGTTTGA
- a CDS encoding Rrf2 family transcriptional regulator has protein sequence MLTKKGKYGLKAMVHLAGVSDGQLVSASEIAERHHIPRKFLDNIFTELRNAGFVLSRKGKGGGFCLARPANEIHIGNIIRALDGALAPIACASKTDYQPCDDCDETECEVRHMMLDVREAIANVLDHRTLADSRASELAILSAE, from the coding sequence ATGCTAACGAAAAAAGGCAAATACGGCCTGAAAGCTATGGTGCATCTCGCAGGTGTCTCCGATGGCCAGTTGGTTTCAGCAAGCGAGATTGCTGAGCGTCATCATATTCCGCGCAAATTTCTCGATAATATATTCACCGAACTGCGCAATGCGGGCTTTGTCCTTAGTCGTAAAGGCAAAGGCGGGGGGTTTTGTCTGGCGCGTCCAGCCAATGAAATTCACATTGGCAATATTATCCGTGCGTTGGACGGTGCGCTTGCGCCGATCGCCTGTGCCAGCAAGACCGATTATCAACCATGTGACGACTGCGATGAGACGGAATGCGAAGTTCGCCACATGATGCTGGATGTGCGTGAAGCTATCGCCAATGTGCTCGATCATCGTACACTTGCCGACAGCAGGGCCTCGGAACTTGCCATACTTTCGGCTGAGTAA
- the znuA gene encoding zinc ABC transporter substrate-binding protein ZnuA gives MKHLKSLLLASAFMTVLSGAAFAAEREGVVVSIKPLHSLVSAVMQGVGEPTLIVQGAGSEHSYSLKPSDAKAIEGAKVIFWAGPSMETFLDKPIDTLGEGAKVVALGETDGLTKLKFREGGPFEAHDHGHDHGAEAHSHDSHDHKHDDGHDHKHDHADEAAEKGHDHHHGEFDLHFWLDPQNGKVLVGNIAKVLSESDPEHAAQYEKNAADYADKLDALNKDIETELQPVKDKPFIVFHDAYQYFENRFGVKAAGSITVSPEKAPGAARIKDIHEKIKSLGAVCVFSEPQFEPKLVNTVIDGTDAKTGVLDPLGAELKDGPDLYPQLIRNLADSLKNCLSK, from the coding sequence ATGAAACACCTGAAATCCCTGCTTTTAGCATCTGCCTTTATGACTGTTCTGAGCGGAGCGGCTTTTGCCGCCGAGCGCGAAGGCGTCGTTGTGTCGATAAAGCCGCTGCATTCGCTGGTCTCTGCAGTGATGCAGGGTGTCGGCGAGCCGACATTGATCGTTCAGGGGGCGGGATCGGAGCACTCTTATAGTCTCAAGCCTTCTGATGCGAAGGCGATTGAGGGCGCAAAAGTTATTTTCTGGGCAGGCCCTTCGATGGAAACATTTCTCGATAAGCCAATCGACACACTGGGCGAAGGCGCAAAAGTGGTCGCGCTTGGTGAAACAGATGGTTTGACGAAGCTAAAATTCCGTGAAGGTGGACCGTTTGAGGCACACGATCACGGACATGACCATGGTGCTGAAGCGCATTCCCATGACAGTCATGATCACAAGCATGATGACGGGCACGATCATAAGCATGATCACGCCGATGAGGCCGCTGAAAAGGGCCATGATCATCACCATGGCGAGTTTGATCTGCATTTCTGGCTAGATCCGCAGAATGGCAAGGTGCTGGTTGGTAATATCGCCAAGGTTTTGAGCGAGAGCGATCCGGAACATGCAGCGCAATATGAAAAGAATGCTGCTGATTATGCCGACAAGCTGGATGCGTTGAATAAGGATATTGAAACGGAACTTCAGCCTGTCAAAGACAAGCCGTTCATCGTCTTCCACGATGCATACCAGTATTTTGAGAATCGTTTTGGCGTTAAGGCAGCTGGATCAATCACGGTCAGCCCGGAAAAGGCACCGGGTGCGGCGCGCATCAAAGACATTCACGAGAAAATCAAATCGCTGGGTGCTGTCTGTGTTTTCTCTGAACCGCAATTCGAACCCAAGCTGGTCAATACCGTTATTGATGGAACAGACGCAAAGACGGGCGTTCTAGATCCGCTTGGTGCGGAATTGAAAGACGGCCCGGACCTTTATCCGCAGCTTATTCGTAATCTGGCTGACTCACTGAAAAATTGTTTGTCGAAATAG
- the zigA gene encoding zinc metallochaperone GTPase ZigA translates to MKRLPVTVLSGFLGAGKTTLLNHVLNNRENRRVAVIVNDMSEINIDAALVREGGADLSRTEEQLVEMTNGCICCTLRDDLLKEVAQLAAQDRFDYLLIESTGISEPLPVAATFEFRDEKGESLSDLARLDTMVTVVDAANLLKDYSSSDFLRDRGESLGDEDERTLVDLLVEQIEFADVVILNKVSTASTEELDLARKVIRSLNPDARIEEVDFGQIPLDAILNTKRFDFNRAHEHPLWYKELYGFNDHIPETEEYGVRSFVYRARRPFDPARFQAFIDKSWPGVVRTKGFFWLATRPDYVGELSQAGALVRTNKRGRWWSAIPRSYWPQEPEWHRAMQDYLDAEWGDRRQEIVFIGVDPMDKASIIAKLDSCLVTEEVFKPESWRRLNDPFPSWSAAA, encoded by the coding sequence ATGAAAAGGCTTCCCGTCACTGTTTTATCCGGCTTTCTCGGTGCCGGTAAGACGACACTTCTTAATCATGTTCTCAATAATCGTGAGAATCGCCGTGTTGCAGTGATCGTCAATGATATGAGCGAAATCAATATTGATGCAGCATTGGTCCGCGAAGGTGGGGCCGACCTGTCACGCACTGAAGAACAGCTTGTTGAAATGACCAATGGCTGCATTTGCTGCACCTTGCGAGATGATCTTCTCAAAGAAGTGGCGCAACTTGCTGCACAAGATCGGTTCGATTACCTGCTGATCGAATCGACTGGCATATCCGAGCCTTTACCCGTTGCCGCCACATTCGAATTTCGCGATGAGAAGGGCGAAAGCCTGTCTGATCTCGCGCGTCTTGATACGATGGTCACGGTCGTTGACGCCGCCAATTTGCTCAAAGACTATTCCTCCAGCGATTTTCTGCGGGATCGCGGCGAGTCGCTTGGTGACGAAGATGAGCGCACGCTGGTCGATCTGCTGGTCGAGCAGATCGAATTTGCGGATGTCGTGATACTTAACAAGGTTTCGACTGCGTCCACAGAAGAACTCGACCTAGCGCGTAAAGTGATCCGTTCGCTTAATCCTGATGCCCGGATTGAAGAAGTCGATTTCGGCCAGATTCCGCTGGATGCTATTCTCAATACGAAGCGCTTTGATTTCAATCGCGCACATGAGCATCCACTTTGGTATAAAGAACTATACGGCTTCAATGACCATATTCCCGAAACAGAAGAATATGGTGTTCGCTCATTCGTCTATCGGGCGCGGCGACCGTTTGATCCGGCACGTTTCCAAGCTTTCATCGACAAAAGTTGGCCGGGTGTTGTCCGCACCAAGGGCTTTTTCTGGCTGGCAACGCGTCCTGATTATGTGGGTGAACTGAGCCAGGCCGGTGCATTGGTTCGAACAAACAAGCGCGGGCGCTGGTGGTCGGCAATTCCGCGCAGCTATTGGCCTCAGGAACCCGAATGGCATCGTGCGATGCAGGACTATCTCGACGCTGAATGGGGTGATCGTCGGCAGGAGATTGTCTTTATCGGCGTCGATCCCATGGATAAAGCGTCGATCATTGCCAAGCTTGATAGTTGTCTGGTGACGGAAGAGGTGTTTAAGCCGGAAAGCTGGCGACGACTCAACGATCCGTTTCCGAGTTGGTCTGCTGCAGCTTAA